A single Ktedonobacterales bacterium DNA region contains:
- a CDS encoding glycerophosphodiester phosphodiesterase family protein: protein MTEEPNQSSAIFTIQRHITCFAHRGASGRSPENTLLAFRYAFELGADAIECDVQLSADGAPVIIHDSTVDRTTNGSGVVDQLSLEELRRLDAGAGEQIPELRETLALCREKGKLVNLEIKADRLEQAQRIAQVVGAALESGGYEELALVSSFWLPALTGLKSAHPQIHTATLHSGTRWRLMNMITAARATGADAIHPDTRLTSRALVENAHTAGLQINVWTVDQPRRMQRLASWGVDGIMTNYPERMPKPAGG from the coding sequence ATGACGGAAGAACCCAATCAATCCAGCGCGATCTTCACCATCCAGCGGCACATTACCTGTTTTGCGCATCGGGGCGCTTCTGGCCGTTCACCCGAAAACACGCTCCTGGCCTTTCGCTATGCCTTTGAGCTTGGGGCCGACGCTATCGAATGCGACGTGCAACTGAGCGCCGATGGCGCGCCGGTCATCATCCACGATTCCACCGTGGACCGCACGACTAACGGCAGTGGCGTGGTGGATCAGCTTTCGCTGGAGGAGCTGCGCCGACTGGACGCCGGAGCCGGTGAACAGATTCCTGAGCTGCGCGAGACGCTTGCGCTGTGCCGTGAAAAGGGCAAGCTGGTCAACCTGGAGATCAAAGCCGATAGGCTGGAGCAGGCGCAGCGTATTGCTCAGGTCGTTGGCGCGGCGCTGGAAAGCGGGGGGTATGAGGAACTGGCGCTGGTCTCCTCCTTCTGGCTGCCCGCCCTGACCGGCCTGAAAAGCGCCCATCCACAGATTCACACCGCTACGCTGCACAGCGGGACGCGCTGGCGTCTGATGAACATGATTACCGCCGCGCGCGCCACAGGCGCCGACGCTATCCATCCCGACACGCGCCTCACCTCGCGCGCGCTGGTGGAAAACGCGCACACCGCCGGTCTTCAAATCAATGTCTGGACTGTCGATCAGCCCAGGCGTATGCAGCGCCTGGCCTCCTGGGGCGTTGATGGCATTATGACCAATTACCCGGAACGCATGCCGAAACCCGCTGGCGGTTGA
- a CDS encoding sigma-70 family RNA polymerase sigma factor has product MRQHATIHQEAARAAQRSSGELFEQVMREQSAPLFHYISRFVNDYDAASDICQQVFIQLYTFLPSLRTDRPLTAWLFHVARNYCIDEARRKRAICFSELEGDAWHRADEEELSLLHLLPDLCPTPAEETEQHDLQQCLCEAIRALPPKFRAVVSLRYTADMSYAEIGARLHIPPSTAKTYFQRAKPLLRRLLMGQGISAVA; this is encoded by the coding sequence ATGCGCCAGCATGCCACGATACATCAGGAGGCAGCGCGCGCTGCCCAGCGCAGCAGCGGGGAACTCTTTGAGCAGGTGATGCGCGAACAAAGCGCGCCACTCTTTCACTATATCTCTCGTTTCGTGAACGATTACGACGCTGCCAGCGACATCTGCCAGCAAGTGTTTATCCAGTTGTATACCTTTCTCCCCAGTTTGCGCACCGACCGGCCACTGACCGCCTGGCTTTTTCATGTGGCCCGCAATTACTGTATTGATGAAGCGCGCCGCAAGCGGGCCATCTGCTTTTCTGAGCTTGAGGGTGATGCCTGGCATCGGGCGGATGAGGAGGAGCTTTCGCTGCTCCATTTGCTCCCCGATCTGTGTCCCACTCCCGCTGAAGAGACCGAGCAGCACGATCTACAGCAGTGTCTCTGCGAGGCGATCCGCGCGCTGCCTCCCAAGTTTCGCGCCGTCGTCTCGCTCCGCTACACGGCAGACATGAGCTATGCCGAGATTGGCGCAAGGCTGCATATCCCTCCGTCTACGGCAAAAACCTATTTTCAACGCGCCAAGCCGCTGCTGCGCAGGCTGCTGATGGGGCAGGGGATCAGCGCCGTCGCCTGA
- the tatA gene encoding twin-arginine translocase TatA/TatE family subunit: MGFHAWDLLIVLLIVLLIFGARRLPELGSSLGQSYKMLQKGLNGSHQPGADGDQENDQNKQAETRRESER, from the coding sequence ATGGGGTTTCACGCGTGGGATCTGCTGATCGTCCTGCTGATCGTTCTCTTAATCTTTGGGGCGCGCCGTCTGCCCGAACTCGGCTCGTCGCTGGGCCAGAGCTACAAGATGCTTCAGAAGGGTCTCAATGGCTCTCATCAGCCGGGCGCGGATGGCGACCAGGAGAACGACCAGAACAAGCAGGCAGAAACACGAAGAGAGAGCGAACGTTAG
- a CDS encoding HAD-IIA family hydrolase — translation MKTYQNYFFDLDGVIYRGNERLPGAREFIEWIEATGRTYLYLSNNSMSTPAQVAARLEAIGMPAPLERVVTAGSAAAAYLGHTYPGARAFVLGLPPLAQMVAAAGLHPLSEAEGAQAEVVLVGLDRKLTYARLSVAVQAVLNGAAFVTVNRDPLLPVEDKLEPGAGSIAAALEASTGVSPYIVGKPEPGIILEALRLIGGRAEETVMIGDGITLDIPAGHNAGLDTILLLSGITPRAQLAAAAIQPDAVYEDLAHLLAETAEVRPEHR, via the coding sequence ATGAAAACATATCAGAACTACTTCTTTGATCTCGATGGCGTCATCTATCGAGGGAACGAGCGCCTGCCAGGCGCGCGCGAATTCATCGAATGGATCGAAGCCACCGGGCGCACGTATCTGTACCTTTCCAACAACTCGATGTCCACCCCCGCCCAGGTAGCAGCCCGACTCGAAGCGATTGGTATGCCCGCGCCGCTGGAGCGCGTGGTGACGGCTGGTTCAGCCGCCGCTGCTTACCTGGGCCACACGTATCCCGGCGCGCGCGCCTTTGTGCTGGGGCTGCCGCCGCTGGCTCAGATGGTCGCCGCCGCCGGATTACATCCTCTTTCAGAAGCAGAAGGCGCGCAGGCGGAGGTGGTGCTGGTCGGGCTAGACCGCAAGCTGACCTATGCCCGCCTGAGTGTCGCTGTTCAGGCGGTACTCAACGGCGCGGCGTTTGTCACGGTCAATCGTGACCCGCTGCTGCCCGTAGAAGACAAGCTGGAGCCAGGCGCAGGCTCCATCGCCGCAGCACTGGAGGCCAGCACCGGCGTCAGCCCCTACATCGTCGGGAAACCAGAGCCAGGCATCATTCTGGAGGCGCTGCGTCTGATCGGCGGGCGCGCTGAAGAGACGGTGATGATTGGCGACGGCATTACGCTGGACATTCCGGCGGGCCACAACGCTGGCCTGGATACGATCCTCTTGCTCAGCGGGATTACGCCCAGGGCGCAGTTAGCTGCGGCGGCCATCCAACCTGATGCCGTCTATGAAGACCTGGCCCATCTGCTGGCCGAGACAGCAGAGGTCAGGCCAGAGCATCGCTAA
- the rplU gene encoding 50S ribosomal protein L21, translating into MFAVVETGGKQYKVSPGQTVEVEKLPAEPGDTVELGRVLLISTDDETFVGAPLVEDAKVVARVAPERRGPKIIVFRYKSKARYRRKTGHRQDYSVLTIEDIWANGASLLPIVEEAEAEPEEEETVTAAEEEDVTEAKAETEETAVSEAEVVEVEEADAAPPAAPEKPRRGRRRTPKADAEKEE; encoded by the coding sequence ATGTTTGCAGTGGTTGAAACCGGGGGCAAGCAATATAAAGTCAGCCCCGGACAAACCGTCGAGGTGGAAAAGCTGCCCGCCGAACCGGGAGATACCGTCGAACTTGGTCGAGTGCTGCTCATCTCTACTGACGACGAAACCTTTGTTGGCGCGCCTCTGGTGGAGGACGCCAAGGTGGTTGCCCGGGTCGCGCCAGAACGACGCGGCCCCAAGATTATCGTCTTTCGCTACAAGTCGAAGGCGCGCTATCGCCGTAAGACCGGCCACCGCCAGGACTATTCGGTCCTGACTATCGAGGACATCTGGGCCAACGGCGCCAGCCTGCTCCCCATTGTGGAAGAGGCCGAGGCTGAGCCAGAGGAAGAAGAAACTGTTACCGCAGCTGAAGAAGAGGATGTGACGGAGGCGAAGGCGGAGACCGAGGAGACCGCCGTCTCTGAGGCGGAGGTTGTCGAGGTTGAGGAAGCCGATGCCGCGCCGCCTGCCGCGCCCGAAAAACCCAGGCGTGGCCGCCGCCGGACGCCCAAAGCAGATGCAGAGAAAGAGGAGTAA
- the rpmA gene encoding 50S ribosomal protein L27, which translates to MAHKKGVGSSRNGRDSNAQRLGVKRFDGQVVRAGSIIIRQRGTRINPGRNVGTGRDYTLFALIDGTVKFEHDSRTKKRVSVYPVPAATAAEVEVIAM; encoded by the coding sequence ATGGCCCATAAAAAAGGTGTTGGCAGTTCGCGCAATGGCCGCGACAGCAACGCGCAGCGTCTGGGCGTCAAGCGTTTTGACGGCCAGGTCGTGCGCGCGGGCAGCATCATCATTCGCCAGCGCGGCACGCGCATCAATCCTGGCCGCAATGTCGGCACAGGGCGCGACTATACCCTTTTCGCGCTGATTGACGGAACGGTCAAGTTCGAGCATGATTCGCGCACCAAAAAGCGCGTCAGCGTCTATCCCGTTCCCGCAGCGACGGCTGCCGAGGTCGAAGTCATCGCTATGTAG
- a CDS encoding Stp1/IreP family PP2C-type Ser/Thr phosphatase has translation MLHIQAASQTDPGKVREQNEDHCFFQMSSSGDEARGLFIVADGMGGYQAGEVASRLAVDEIRETLNPLFAPSSAQETVSLTPASSPEGGAQTRRLPESREVAKINEKLKQAITKANEVIVSYGKSRKEARGLGSTVTVAVVLGASAYIANVGDSRTYLWRSGQLRPITKDHSLVARLVDAGHITPEQIYDHPQRNLIYRSLGAGHSTVEVDVFYQTLEPGDSLLLCTDGLWEMVREDEIKSILSSDESLETICQELIDAANRGGGEDNITAVVVRCSS, from the coding sequence ATGTTACACATTCAGGCGGCTTCTCAAACTGATCCCGGAAAAGTCCGCGAACAAAACGAAGATCATTGTTTTTTCCAAATGAGTTCCAGTGGCGACGAAGCCAGGGGCCTCTTTATTGTGGCTGATGGCATGGGTGGATATCAGGCCGGTGAGGTTGCCAGCAGGCTGGCAGTTGACGAAATCCGGGAGACGCTCAATCCGCTTTTTGCGCCCAGTTCCGCGCAGGAGACCGTTTCGCTGACCCCCGCGAGCAGCCCGGAAGGCGGCGCGCAGACCCGACGCCTGCCCGAAAGCCGCGAGGTCGCCAAGATCAACGAAAAACTCAAGCAAGCCATCACCAAAGCCAACGAGGTGATTGTCAGCTATGGCAAGTCGCGCAAGGAGGCCAGGGGGTTGGGGTCCACCGTCACTGTGGCCGTCGTCCTGGGCGCGAGCGCCTATATCGCCAACGTGGGCGACAGCCGCACCTACCTCTGGCGCAGCGGACAGCTTCGCCCCATCACCAAAGATCACTCGCTGGTCGCCCGCCTGGTGGATGCTGGACATATCACCCCTGAGCAAATCTATGATCACCCGCAGCGCAATCTGATCTACCGCTCGCTGGGAGCCGGACACAGCACCGTTGAAGTTGATGTATTCTATCAAACGCTGGAGCCAGGAGACAGCCTCCTGCTCTGCACCGATGGCCTCTGGGAAATGGTGCGTGAGGATGAGATCAAAAGCATCCTCAGCAGCGATGAATCGCTGGAAACGATTTGCCAGGAACTGATTGACGCGGCCAATCGGGGCGGCGGCGAAGATAACATTACCGCCGTCGTTGTGCGCTGTTCCAGCTAA
- a CDS encoding serine/threonine-protein kinase, which produces MSLPNGAILDNRYRILELLGEGGMGSVYKAENQRMPGPLWAIKELLIEAFADPVELREAVERFEKESTLMGQLTVLPHPRLPRVIDRFTENSRYYFVMEFVPGESLDKMLENAKQPLPERQVVEWAVQVCEALSFIHSQTPPVILRDLKPGNVMVTPQGEVKLIDFGIARIWKPGQKSNTENLGTMTYASPEHLGQIGQTDARSDIYSLGATMYHLLTNEEPTPLDTPLPGSLRGRNPLISPRVEEIVIKSMQLDPNRRFQSASAMQTALQSCLPAAASVSGQIAITNHVPAIPAALSPGATLVVPVGGKVCPDCGFINRATAKFCALDGKPLPGDASIASAVQNAKRAVGAGKPGIQAAPAAAPIRSGVNPNSARADALYDQGLREYNNGNYTLALTCIREAVQLAPPTYARFYKLGETHRRLNQLRDALSAFQKAANLRQCYDVYFQIGLAQRDLRQFSAAASAFMQARTFEPQNPAVACQLGIIAMEQNDYTTAERELRSGLQVQSRHYLLRYSLGQLYIREKRWNDAITELQEAVQLGPNQAEAWHELGKAFFGARRYPEAVQALEQARAQGLATADVYRLSAQSYEKTSNRKQAREFAKKALMLNPNDADARRLAR; this is translated from the coding sequence ATGAGCCTGCCAAACGGCGCTATTCTTGATAATCGCTATCGCATCCTGGAGTTGCTGGGTGAAGGGGGCATGGGCAGCGTCTATAAGGCGGAAAACCAGCGCATGCCAGGGCCGCTGTGGGCGATCAAAGAACTGTTGATCGAGGCGTTTGCCGACCCGGTTGAGCTGCGCGAGGCGGTGGAGCGTTTCGAGAAAGAAAGCACGCTGATGGGCCAGCTTACTGTGCTGCCTCATCCGCGCTTGCCGCGTGTCATTGACCGCTTCACCGAGAACAGCCGCTATTATTTCGTGATGGAGTTCGTGCCTGGCGAGAGCCTGGATAAGATGCTGGAGAACGCCAAACAGCCCCTGCCAGAGCGGCAGGTCGTGGAATGGGCCGTTCAGGTTTGCGAGGCGCTCAGCTTTATCCACAGTCAGACGCCGCCGGTGATTCTGCGCGATCTCAAGCCGGGGAATGTCATGGTGACGCCGCAGGGCGAAGTGAAGCTGATTGACTTCGGCATCGCGCGCATCTGGAAACCAGGGCAAAAAAGCAATACGGAAAACCTAGGGACCATGACCTACGCTTCGCCCGAACATCTGGGCCAGATCGGCCAGACAGACGCGCGCTCCGACATCTACAGCCTGGGCGCAACGATGTATCATCTGCTGACCAATGAGGAGCCGACGCCGCTGGATACACCCCTGCCGGGCAGCCTGCGCGGGCGGAATCCACTCATCAGCCCGCGCGTGGAAGAAATCGTCATCAAGTCTATGCAGCTAGACCCCAACCGGCGCTTCCAATCCGCCAGCGCCATGCAAACCGCGCTGCAATCGTGTCTGCCCGCTGCGGCCAGCGTGAGCGGCCAGATCGCCATCACCAACCATGTGCCTGCTATCCCCGCCGCGCTGAGTCCTGGGGCAACGCTCGTCGTGCCGGTTGGCGGCAAAGTCTGCCCCGACTGTGGCTTTATCAACCGCGCCACCGCCAAGTTTTGCGCTCTGGATGGGAAGCCGCTGCCGGGCGACGCCTCTATTGCCAGCGCGGTGCAAAACGCCAAACGAGCGGTGGGAGCCGGAAAACCCGGAATACAGGCGGCCCCGGCGGCAGCGCCAATCAGAAGCGGGGTCAACCCGAATAGCGCGCGCGCCGACGCTCTCTATGACCAGGGCCTGCGCGAATATAACAACGGCAACTATACCCTGGCGCTGACCTGCATCCGCGAAGCGGTGCAGCTAGCTCCCCCTACCTACGCGCGCTTCTACAAGCTGGGCGAAACACACCGACGCCTGAATCAGCTCCGCGACGCCCTCAGCGCCTTCCAGAAGGCGGCCAACCTGCGCCAGTGCTATGATGTCTATTTTCAGATCGGGCTGGCGCAGCGGGACTTGAGACAATTCAGCGCCGCCGCTTCGGCCTTTATGCAGGCGCGCACGTTTGAGCCGCAAAACCCGGCGGTGGCCTGCCAGTTGGGCATCATTGCGATGGAGCAGAATGACTATACGACTGCCGAGCGCGAGCTACGCAGCGGCCTGCAAGTGCAAAGCCGCCATTACCTGCTGCGCTACAGCCTGGGGCAGCTTTATATCCGCGAGAAACGCTGGAACGATGCTATCACCGAACTGCAAGAAGCTGTGCAGCTTGGCCCAAATCAAGCGGAAGCCTGGCATGAGTTAGGCAAAGCGTTCTTTGGCGCCCGGCGCTATCCAGAAGCCGTCCAGGCGCTGGAGCAAGCTCGCGCCCAGGGTCTTGCCACGGCTGATGTCTATCGGCTCAGCGCGCAATCTTATGAAAAAACCAGCAACCGAAAGCAGGCCAGAGAATTTGCGAAAAAAGCACTTATGCTTAATCCCAATGATGCCGATGCCCGCCGGTTGGCACGCTAA
- a CDS encoding protein phosphatase 2C domain-containing protein, which produces MLCPNCNHPLRDQAKFCNNCGATIAAGAAPAVAAPEASGKASPTGPLNRSSAEPDTGPAQTSDPPESSAATALASEEEGEALDQPLPAPPPLVEMESAAMPAPPVAGQREAEEAYDDASQQPTAEAVLTEQLYGLDPFAPSGASLSMNPSEDDYQAEEAPSTDDVPTIRMARPERNEVDVTADLLGMLGDQAPLQPGMVLEGRYQVEEVVHTSEEENLYRVTDQLGYLHCWACNTDFPETQQPERFCSNCGADMLGREYWLRERIQGAGAAEAEQPAEAAGSEDAGEAAGEAAHMAADTSDMPGANGAHPEVADDEADVLPGGAQKYVDAESEELDWPTQPMTAIASFIIGPRQYRVEAMEIEDPIFPLGVTLTAGARSDVGRTRRGNPNEDSILVMQFSRIHESVSQPFGLYIVADGLGGHDDGQTASRRAIGVIADYITREVVLPALQSGQYADNETLAAALKAAIEAANLALVGSNEQTGGDMGSTVTGALIVGDTAHIVNVGDSRTYLYDGTSLQPISIDHSLVMQLVIGGLIDREDIYTHPQRNQILRSLGDRRDVQVDLYVQKLRPGYQLVICCDGLWEMIRDPQIEQALIESSDPQTAADRLMELANQNGGEDNISVIVVQARE; this is translated from the coding sequence ATGCTCTGCCCGAATTGTAATCACCCTTTGCGCGATCAGGCAAAGTTTTGTAATAATTGTGGCGCGACCATAGCCGCAGGCGCCGCGCCTGCCGTTGCCGCGCCGGAAGCGTCCGGCAAAGCCAGCCCGACAGGGCCGCTGAATCGTTCGTCTGCCGAACCAGATACTGGCCCGGCCCAAACGTCAGACCCGCCAGAATCAAGCGCGGCAACCGCTCTGGCGTCAGAAGAAGAAGGCGAGGCGCTGGATCAGCCGCTCCCTGCTCCTCCTCCGCTTGTCGAGATGGAAAGCGCGGCCATGCCAGCGCCCCCTGTCGCCGGCCAGCGAGAAGCAGAGGAGGCATATGATGATGCCAGTCAGCAGCCCACTGCCGAGGCTGTTCTCACCGAGCAGCTTTATGGGCTGGACCCTTTCGCGCCTTCAGGAGCTTCTCTGTCAATGAACCCATCAGAAGACGACTATCAAGCTGAAGAGGCGCCGTCAACAGACGACGTGCCTACGATTCGCATGGCTCGACCAGAGAGAAATGAGGTTGACGTGACTGCTGATTTGCTCGGTATGCTCGGCGATCAAGCGCCTCTGCAACCCGGTATGGTCCTCGAAGGGCGCTATCAGGTTGAAGAGGTGGTTCATACCTCCGAGGAAGAAAACCTGTATCGCGTCACCGACCAGTTGGGCTATCTGCACTGCTGGGCCTGCAACACCGATTTCCCCGAAACCCAGCAGCCTGAACGCTTCTGCTCGAACTGTGGCGCTGATATGTTGGGGAGAGAATACTGGCTGCGCGAGCGCATCCAGGGGGCAGGCGCCGCTGAGGCCGAACAGCCAGCAGAAGCGGCGGGCAGCGAAGACGCTGGCGAGGCTGCTGGCGAAGCCGCTCACATGGCCGCTGATACCAGCGACATGCCCGGGGCCAACGGCGCGCACCCTGAAGTGGCCGATGACGAGGCGGACGTGCTTCCGGGCGGCGCTCAGAAGTATGTGGACGCCGAGAGCGAGGAACTGGACTGGCCGACCCAGCCGATGACGGCCATCGCCAGCTTCATCATCGGCCCCCGCCAGTATCGCGTCGAGGCGATGGAGATCGAAGACCCCATCTTCCCGCTGGGCGTTACGCTGACGGCAGGCGCGCGCTCCGATGTTGGTCGCACCCGACGCGGCAACCCCAACGAAGACAGCATCCTGGTCATGCAGTTCTCGCGCATTCACGAATCCGTCAGCCAGCCATTCGGCCTCTATATTGTGGCCGATGGTCTGGGCGGCCATGACGACGGCCAGACCGCCAGCCGCAGGGCTATCGGCGTCATCGCCGACTACATCACCCGCGAAGTCGTGCTTCCGGCGCTGCAAAGCGGGCAATACGCTGATAACGAAACCCTGGCCGCCGCCCTCAAAGCGGCGATTGAAGCGGCCAATCTGGCGCTGGTCGGCTCGAATGAACAGACGGGCGGCGACATGGGGTCCACCGTCACCGGCGCGTTGATCGTTGGCGACACCGCCCACATCGTCAACGTCGGCGACAGCCGCACCTATCTCTACGATGGCACGTCGCTGCAACCCATCAGCATTGATCATTCGCTGGTGATGCAGTTAGTAATCGGCGGCCTGATTGACCGCGAAGATATTTACACACATCCCCAGCGCAACCAGATTCTGCGCAGCCTGGGGGATCGGCGCGATGTCCAGGTCGATCTCTATGTGCAAAAGCTGCGCCCTGGCTATCAACTGGTTATTTGCTGCGATGGCCTGTGGGAGATGATTCGTGACCCACAGATCGAGCAGGCGCTGATCGAATCCAGCGACCCACAGACCGCCGCCGACCGGCTGATGGAACTGGCGAACCAGAACGGCGGCGAGGACAACATCAGTGTCATTGTCGTCCAGGCGCGCGAGTGA
- a CDS encoding helix-turn-helix domain-containing protein yields MKSSGPLTSESQLNESVSPPLDDICPVARTAEIISGKWTLLIIRDLATGTKRFSQLERSLHGISPKTLSERLWSLEHEGIITRQTFAEVPPKVEYTLTDKGQDLVALIETMRTYGRRWLVCDD; encoded by the coding sequence ATGAAATCGTCTGGGCCGTTGACCTCTGAATCTCAATTGAATGAATCTGTCTCCCCGCCTCTCGATGACATCTGCCCGGTGGCCCGCACTGCCGAGATCATTAGTGGGAAATGGACCCTGCTGATTATCCGTGATCTTGCCACTGGCACGAAGCGTTTTAGCCAGTTGGAGCGATCACTCCACGGCATCAGTCCCAAGACGCTCTCGGAACGCCTGTGGTCGCTGGAGCATGAAGGCATCATCACGCGCCAGACCTTCGCCGAAGTCCCTCCCAAAGTCGAATATACGCTCACCGACAAAGGGCAAGACCTGGTCGCGCTCATCGAAACGATGCGCACCTATGGCCGCCGCTGGCTGGTCTGCGACGATTAG
- a CDS encoding VWA domain-containing protein: MPGEVTLNCQLGKEHLPVTGGSQMAYVLVEATPTEMMAQVRMPLNFAIVLDRSGSMKGSKLNAVKQAVQMLIDQMADTDTISVVAFDDGVQIIVPAQPAMDKPGIKMAVDRIRDGGGTTMSLGMSTGMNELRKYYSPTSVNRMIILTDGVTYGDTDRCRALADDASRQGINIYPLGIGADWDEDLLDNIGRRSGGLEAEFIRRPDDSLHIFQQQFQSATAVAVRNAQLLLHLSVGITPKKAVKVLPQIADLGQSVLSDRQVVIPLGDLEKDTPQAVLFELMIEPKPAGVFRIAVAELTYDVPTMSRQGEQIRADIVIGFSQDTNQTQAINALVMNYAEKANAHRLVTKVLEEYKATGKVTTRLAPNVTRVLDQETQDALEALSTGQQISSEQVKNIGNKTRKLTQRLEDA; the protein is encoded by the coding sequence ATGCCCGGCGAAGTCACATTGAACTGCCAGCTTGGCAAGGAGCATCTCCCGGTCACGGGTGGATCGCAGATGGCATATGTGTTGGTGGAGGCCACACCAACGGAGATGATGGCCCAGGTACGTATGCCGCTGAACTTCGCCATTGTGCTTGACCGCTCTGGTTCCATGAAAGGTTCCAAGCTGAACGCCGTCAAACAGGCGGTTCAGATGCTCATTGACCAGATGGCTGACACCGACACTATTTCTGTTGTTGCTTTTGATGATGGCGTGCAGATCATCGTACCCGCGCAGCCCGCGATGGACAAGCCCGGCATTAAGATGGCTGTGGACCGCATCCGCGATGGCGGCGGCACCACCATGTCGCTGGGCATGAGTACCGGCATGAATGAGCTGCGCAAATATTACTCACCCACCAGCGTCAACCGCATGATTATCCTTACCGATGGCGTCACCTATGGCGACACTGATCGCTGCCGGGCGCTGGCCGACGACGCCTCGCGTCAGGGCATCAACATCTATCCGCTGGGCATTGGCGCCGACTGGGATGAAGACCTGCTGGATAACATTGGGCGGCGCAGCGGCGGCCTGGAAGCTGAATTCATCCGCAGGCCCGACGACTCACTGCACATCTTTCAGCAGCAGTTCCAGAGCGCCACTGCCGTTGCGGTGCGCAACGCCCAACTGCTGCTGCATCTTTCGGTAGGCATCACCCCCAAGAAAGCCGTCAAGGTCTTGCCACAGATCGCCGATCTGGGGCAATCGGTGCTTTCTGATCGCCAGGTGGTGATCCCGCTGGGCGATCTGGAAAAAGACACGCCCCAGGCGGTGCTGTTTGAGTTGATGATCGAACCGAAACCGGCGGGCGTCTTCCGCATTGCTGTCGCGGAACTGACCTATGATGTACCCACCATGAGTCGGCAGGGCGAGCAGATACGTGCTGATATTGTGATTGGTTTCAGTCAGGACACCAACCAGACACAGGCGATCAATGCGCTGGTGATGAACTACGCTGAAAAGGCGAATGCCCATCGGCTGGTCACCAAAGTGCTTGAAGAATATAAAGCAACTGGCAAAGTCACAACCCGGCTGGCGCCCAATGTCACGCGGGTTCTTGACCAGGAGACACAGGACGCGCTGGAGGCGCTGAGTACGGGGCAGCAGATCTCCAGCGAGCAGGTCAAAAACATCGGCAACAAAACGCGCAAGCTCACCCAGCGGCTTGAGGATGCTTAA
- a CDS encoding HoxN/HupN/NixA family nickel/cobalt transporter — protein sequence MLANFRRVLSDETPGLRAKVIGIYAALIAVNIALWVITLLSSITYPLLLPVAAAAYGFGLRHAVDADHISAIDNVTRKLMQEKKKPVAVGFFFSLGHSSVVFIMAALIAAGSAYVSGNLANDDSPLKTYGGLIGTSVSALFLFAIAVINIIILAQIFQTFRSVTRGSSYSEEDVDEYLNKRGFFARIFRPVFKTIDKSWKMYPVGFLFGLGFDTATEIALLASAGAFATQHVPFYIVLLLPLLFTAGMSLADTTDGVLMLGAYGWAFVKPIRKLFYNMSITLISVLVALVVGALETLSIISGQLSLSGGFWDFVSDLDDNFGTVGAAIIVIFLVSWGISTIIYRVKKYDDLEVIRTAAPTAAGD from the coding sequence ATGCTTGCGAACTTCAGACGGGTCTTAAGCGATGAAACCCCTGGCTTGCGGGCCAAGGTGATTGGGATTTACGCCGCGCTGATCGCGGTCAATATCGCGTTGTGGGTCATTACCCTTCTATCCTCAATCACCTATCCTTTGCTCCTGCCAGTGGCAGCAGCGGCCTACGGTTTTGGCCTGCGTCATGCAGTAGACGCCGATCATATCTCAGCCATAGACAACGTGACCCGCAAGCTGATGCAAGAGAAAAAGAAGCCGGTAGCCGTTGGGTTTTTCTTCTCGCTTGGGCATTCCTCGGTGGTTTTCATCATGGCCGCCCTCATTGCCGCTGGCTCTGCCTACGTTTCCGGCAATCTCGCCAATGATGACTCGCCGCTGAAGACCTACGGTGGCCTGATTGGTACCAGCGTCTCGGCGCTGTTCCTGTTCGCCATTGCGGTCATCAACATCATCATCCTGGCGCAGATCTTCCAGACCTTCCGCAGTGTCACACGCGGCAGCAGCTACAGCGAGGAAGATGTTGATGAGTATCTAAATAAGCGCGGCTTCTTTGCGCGCATCTTTCGCCCGGTCTTCAAGACCATTGACAAAAGCTGGAAGATGTATCCCGTGGGCTTCCTCTTTGGCCTGGGCTTTGATACCGCCACCGAGATCGCGCTGCTGGCTTCGGCGGGCGCGTTTGCCACCCAGCATGTGCCATTCTATATAGTGCTGCTGCTGCCGCTGCTCTTTACCGCCGGGATGAGCCTGGCCGATACCACTGATGGGGTGCTGATGCTGGGCGCGTATGGCTGGGCCTTCGTCAAACCCATTCGCAAACTGTTCTACAATATGTCCATCACCTTGATCTCCGTCCTGGTGGCTCTGGTGGTGGGCGCGCTGGAGACGCTGAGCATCATCAGCGGCCAGCTCAGTCTCTCTGGTGGGTTTTGGGATTTCGTCAGTGATCTCGACGATAACTTTGGGACGGTTGGCGCGGCGATCATCGTGATCTTCCTGGTCAGTTGGGGCATCTCGACAATTATCTACCGCGTCAAGAAATACGATGATCTTGAGGTGATCAGGACAGCAGCGCCCACCGCTGCGGGCGACTAG